Genomic window (Pseudomonas xantholysinigenes):
GGCTTCGGCCAGTTTCGCGATTTTCCCGCGAACCGAACCGTCGATTACCAGGTCGCCAGCGCGGATGACGACGCCGCCGATCAGGCTGGCATCCTCCGACGCGTGCAGGCGCACTTCCTGGCCTAACCGTGCACTGAGAACCTTGGCGAGTTTGTCTTGCTGTTCTTGGTTCAACGCAAAAGCACTGGTGACTTCCACGTCCACGGACTTCTCTTGCTCGGCCTTGTACAGGTCGAACAGAGTCGAAATCTCCGGCAGAAGCAGGAGACGTTCGTTTTCCGCGGCAACATGAATGAAATTCTGTGCCTTGGCGTCAAACTTGTCACCGCACACTTCAATGAATGCGGCGGCCTTTTCTGCGCTAGTCAGTTGCGGGGCCTT
Coding sequences:
- a CDS encoding F0F1 ATP synthase subunit delta translates to MAELTTLARPYAKAAFEHAQAHQQLANWSAMLGLAAAVSQDDTMQRLLKAPQLTSAEKAAAFIEVCGDKFDAKAQNFIHVAAENERLLLLPEISTLFDLYKAEQEKSVDVEVTSAFALNQEQQDKLAKVLSARLGQEVRLHASEDASLIGGVVIRAGDLVIDGSVRGKIAKLAEALKS